A genomic window from Punica granatum isolate Tunisia-2019 chromosome 2, ASM765513v2, whole genome shotgun sequence includes:
- the LOC116193476 gene encoding uracil-DNA glycosylase, mitochondrial — MSVLPPRTRGVAAKMAASSPKTLIDFFQQPSKRLKVTSSTSSLTATATATAMATNATSSDLSAAQRGRIELNKLLAKSKRNLKICSERVTLSKGIPSPSLEELLVEETWLEALPDGELRKPYALSLCEFLRAEIGSSPAAVYPPPQLIFNALNRTPFDRVKAVILGQDPYHGPGQAMGLSFSVPHGIKLPSSLANIFKELQQDVGCPIPSHGNLEKWAVQGVLLLNAVLTVRSHQANSHAKKGWEQFTDAVIKTISEKKKGVVFLLWGNSAQGKLRLIDETKHHVLKAAHPSGLSANRGFFGCRHFSRTNQILQKMGVQPIDWQL, encoded by the exons ATGTCAGTCCTCCCGCCAAGAACTCGGGGGGTAGCTGCGAAAATGGCGGCTTCTTCTCCCAAAACCCTAATCGATTTCTTCCAGCAACCATCGAAGCGCCTGAAGGTAACATCTTCCACCTCCTCTCTCACTGCCACGGCCACGGCCACAGCCATGGCCACCAACGCCACCTCCTCGGATCTCTCAGCTGCTCAGAGAGGGCGCATCGAGTTAAACAAGCTGCTGGCCAAATCCAAGCGAAACCTCAAGATCTGCTCCGAAAGAGTCACCCTCTCCAAAGGCATCCCATCCCCGTCTCTGGAGGAGCTGCTGGTGGAGGAGACGTGGCTGGAGGCTCTTCCCGACGGGGAGCTCCGCAAGCCCTACGCGCTCAGTCTCTGCGAGTTCCTCCGAGCCGAGATAGGTTCGTCTCCAGCGGCAGTGTATCCGCCTCCGCAATTGATATTCAATGCCCTCAACCGCACCCCATTCGACCGGGTGAAGGCTGTCATTCTGGGGCAGGACCCTTACCATGGACCCGGCCAGGCCATGGGCCTCTCCTTCTCTGTTCCCCATGGCATCAAGCTCCCTTCCAGCCTCGCCAACATCTTCAAAGAGCTTCAACAGGACGTGGGCTGCCCCATCCCTTCCCATGGGAACCTTGAGAAGTGGGCTGTTCAAGGCGTCCTGCTCCTCAACGCTGTCCTCACTG TCAGAAGTCATCAGGCAAACTCTCATGCAAAGAAAGGATGGGAGCAGTTTACTGATGCTGTAATTAAAACTATatcggagaagaagaagggggtAGTTTTTCTACTTTGGGGGAATTCTGCTCAAGGAAAACTGAG ATTAATTGATGAGACAAAACATCATGTACTGAAAGCAGCCCATCCCTCTGGTTTGTCAGCAAATCGAGGTTTCTTTGGATGCAG GCACTTTTCTCGGACGAACCAGATATTGCAGAAGATGGGAGTTCAACCCATCGATTGGCAGCTATAG